Proteins encoded by one window of Nocardia goodfellowii:
- a CDS encoding TetR/AcrR family transcriptional regulator: MTRTSYHHGALRDALMDACLRLIETEGIAAVSLRRVAREAGVSTGAPYHHFADRAGLLAALSANGFQRLGTELAAARAAAESPLAALTALAEAYVRFAREQPAYFRLMFRPELSQPEKHPDATVAGEAAFDVLAATIGDCVASGLIAAERADTVSVAWWGIAHGLASLWLDGQLEKRAGLLGTTAPELVQNIIQACTGLVRDTAK, from the coding sequence GTGACGCGGACCAGCTACCACCACGGCGCCCTGCGCGACGCGCTGATGGACGCCTGCCTGCGCCTGATCGAGACCGAGGGCATCGCGGCGGTGAGCCTGCGCCGGGTGGCCCGGGAGGCGGGCGTCAGTACCGGCGCGCCCTATCACCATTTCGCCGATCGGGCCGGCCTGCTCGCGGCCTTGTCCGCCAACGGCTTTCAGCGACTCGGCACCGAACTCGCCGCCGCCCGAGCCGCGGCCGAGTCGCCGCTCGCGGCACTGACCGCCCTCGCCGAGGCTTATGTGCGGTTCGCCCGCGAGCAGCCCGCCTATTTCCGGCTGATGTTCCGCCCGGAGTTGTCCCAGCCCGAGAAGCACCCCGACGCCACGGTCGCGGGCGAGGCCGCCTTCGATGTCCTGGCCGCGACGATCGGCGACTGCGTGGCCTCGGGTCTGATCGCCGCGGAGCGGGCGGACACCGTGTCCGTCGCCTGGTGGGGCATCGCGCACGGGCTGGCCTCGCTGTGGTTGGACGGTCAGCTGGAGAAGCGAGCCGGGCTGCTGGGCACCACCGCGCCGGAGCTGGTGCAGAACATCATTCAAGCGTGCACCGGATTGGTCCGCGACACCGCGAAATAG
- the uraH gene encoding hydroxyisourate hydrolase, translated as MSTLSTHVLDAVRGVPAAGVGVALHAGADQLDSATTDSDGRIGKLGSDLAPGTYRLVFDTGTYFAAQRVDAFFPEVTIAFVVTAERHYHVPLLLSPFAFSTYRGS; from the coding sequence ATGAGCACGCTGAGTACCCACGTGCTCGACGCGGTGCGCGGGGTTCCGGCCGCCGGGGTCGGGGTCGCGCTGCATGCCGGCGCCGATCAGCTCGACTCGGCCACCACCGACTCCGACGGGCGCATCGGCAAGCTGGGTTCGGACCTGGCCCCGGGGACCTACCGGCTGGTGTTCGACACCGGCACCTACTTCGCCGCGCAGCGGGTGGACGCGTTCTTTCCCGAGGTCACCATCGCCTTCGTCGTCACCGCCGAGCGGCACTATCACGTTCCACTGTTGCTGTCGCCGTTCGCGTTCTCCACCTATCGAGGGAGCTGA
- a CDS encoding DUF6986 family protein: MTSTRLPENVRARIESMLDSVDAELHAHYPGPDSRDQPIHTAYVGADRVTVETPKEWGAAAVELLDSQRALLSELDTTDSLDAVRARLEREPIQDMRIDFEDGYGFRSDAEEDAAAANAGAVLAAWGSAAAEAGADLGGPGSFGLRMKGLAGNERRRALRTLELVLDGMGGVPDGFVFTVPKIRSAGQAAALAAMCEGIERGSGLAEGTLRFELQIESPQAIIAADGTAPIAKMIAASGHRCSGLHFGTYDYTAACGVAATDQALDHPAADFAKSVMQVAAAQTGVWVCDGSTQIVPDGDPEFALRNHHRLVGRALTRGYYQGWDMHPAHLVTRWLATYDFFRKAIDVAVPRLEAYLDRRSGGVMDEPATAEALAATVLRGLSCGARTAGELPAQLTPEVLRALVARRPLS; this comes from the coding sequence GTGACGTCCACACGGTTGCCGGAAAATGTCCGGGCCAGGATCGAGTCGATGCTCGATTCCGTCGACGCCGAACTGCATGCCCATTACCCCGGTCCGGATAGCCGTGATCAGCCGATTCATACCGCTTATGTCGGTGCTGATCGGGTGACCGTCGAGACACCGAAGGAATGGGGTGCGGCTGCTGTCGAGTTGCTCGATAGCCAGCGGGCATTGCTGTCCGAGCTCGACACCACCGACTCCCTGGACGCCGTGCGGGCCCGGCTGGAGCGGGAACCGATCCAGGACATGCGGATCGATTTCGAGGACGGCTACGGATTCCGCAGCGACGCCGAGGAGGACGCGGCGGCCGCCAACGCCGGCGCGGTCCTGGCGGCTTGGGGGTCGGCGGCCGCCGAGGCGGGTGCGGACCTCGGCGGGCCCGGCAGTTTCGGTCTGCGGATGAAGGGTCTCGCGGGTAATGAGCGCCGTCGCGCGCTGCGCACCCTGGAGTTGGTGCTGGACGGCATGGGCGGGGTGCCCGACGGATTCGTGTTCACGGTGCCCAAGATCCGGTCCGCCGGGCAGGCGGCCGCGCTGGCGGCCATGTGCGAGGGCATCGAACGGGGCTCCGGCCTGGCCGAGGGCACGCTGCGGTTCGAACTGCAGATCGAGAGCCCGCAGGCGATCATCGCCGCCGACGGCACCGCTCCGATCGCCAAGATGATCGCCGCCTCCGGCCACCGGTGCAGCGGACTGCATTTCGGTACCTACGACTACACCGCTGCCTGCGGCGTCGCGGCCACCGATCAGGCCCTCGACCACCCGGCCGCCGATTTCGCCAAGTCGGTGATGCAGGTCGCGGCGGCGCAAACCGGTGTGTGGGTGTGTGACGGTTCCACCCAGATCGTGCCGGACGGCGATCCGGAATTCGCCCTCCGCAACCATCATCGGCTGGTCGGGCGGGCCCTGACCCGCGGCTACTACCAGGGCTGGGACATGCACCCGGCGCACCTGGTCACTCGCTGGCTGGCCACCTACGACTTCTTCCGCAAGGCCATCGACGTGGCCGTGCCCCGGCTGGAGGCCTACCTGGACCGCCGCTCCGGCGGCGTCATGGACGAACCGGCCACCGCGGAAGCCTTGGCGGCCACCGTGTTACGCGGCCTGAGCTGCGGCGCCCGCACCGCGGGCGAACTGCCCGCGCAGCTGACGCCGGAGGTGCTGCGCGCGCTGGTCGCCCGCCGGCCCCTGTCCTGA
- a CDS encoding SDR family oxidoreductase, translating to MGTQVLVTGATGFVAGHVITELLEHGYAVRATVRDLAATAKRAHLVEAAARIGGELEFVAADLDRDSGWAAAVAGCATVLHVASPFPAAPPEDEQELITTAVDGTLRVLRAAAASGTVRRVVLTSSIAAIAHGHADHGVVRTEADWSIVAKCASYQKSKTLAERAAWDFAAALPADQRFDLVVVNPGMVLGPVQSANTSTSHEPVRRLLSGAVPGAPRVGWSVVDVRDLAVLHRLAMEVPEAAGNRYVAAGEHVWMRDMGRMLAAEFGPRGYRVPTRALPDLLVRAVAVFDKGVRLTLPTLGVAELLSSEKARRELGWTMRPPRESVLDTAESLIQHGIVGGPRRAARPVAATA from the coding sequence ATGGGCACACAGGTATTGGTCACCGGCGCAACCGGTTTCGTGGCCGGCCACGTCATCACCGAATTGCTGGAACACGGATACGCGGTCCGGGCGACGGTGCGCGACCTGGCCGCGACGGCCAAGCGGGCACATCTGGTCGAGGCCGCCGCGCGGATCGGCGGCGAGCTGGAATTCGTCGCCGCCGACCTGGACCGGGATTCCGGCTGGGCCGCCGCGGTGGCCGGCTGCGCGACCGTCCTGCACGTCGCCTCGCCGTTCCCCGCCGCGCCGCCGGAGGACGAACAAGAACTGATCACCACCGCGGTGGACGGCACGTTGCGGGTGCTGCGCGCGGCAGCCGCGAGCGGAACCGTGCGCCGGGTGGTGCTCACCTCGTCGATCGCGGCCATCGCGCACGGCCACGCCGACCACGGCGTGGTGCGCACCGAGGCGGACTGGTCGATCGTGGCGAAGTGCGCTTCGTATCAGAAGAGCAAGACCCTCGCCGAACGCGCGGCCTGGGACTTCGCCGCCGCCCTGCCCGCCGATCAGCGCTTCGACCTCGTCGTGGTGAACCCGGGCATGGTGCTGGGTCCGGTGCAGTCCGCGAACACCAGCACCTCGCACGAACCGGTGCGCCGCCTGCTTTCCGGCGCGGTCCCGGGTGCGCCACGAGTCGGGTGGTCCGTGGTCGACGTGCGTGACCTGGCCGTGCTGCACCGGCTGGCCATGGAGGTGCCCGAAGCGGCGGGCAACCGCTATGTGGCGGCGGGCGAACATGTCTGGATGCGCGATATGGGGCGCATGCTCGCGGCCGAATTCGGCCCGCGCGGCTACCGCGTCCCCACCCGAGCGCTGCCGGATCTCCTCGTGCGCGCCGTCGCCGTGTTCGACAAGGGTGTCCGCCTGACGCTGCCGACGCTGGGCGTAGCGGAACTGCTCAGCTCGGAGAAGGCGCGGCGCGAACTCGGCTGGACCATGCGCCCGCCCCGGGAATCGGTGCTCGATACCGCGGAGAGCCTGATCCAGCACGGAATCGTCGGCGGTCCGCGCCGCGCCGCCCGCCCGGTCGCCGCTACCGCGTAA
- the uraD gene encoding 2-oxo-4-hydroxy-4-carboxy-5-ureidoimidazoline decarboxylase codes for MTDESGLAGLNALPGPAATQALLTCCSSPEWARVLVAARPYASDAELFATADSVLAALPESEIDQALAGHPRIGARPDSAASAREQAGVADAADTVRVALEEGNRAYEEKFGHIYLVCATGKSGPELLDILTARLGNDPATERQVMRTELAKINRIRLARLLGGNA; via the coding sequence ATGACGGACGAGAGTGGTCTCGCGGGATTGAACGCGCTGCCCGGACCGGCGGCGACGCAGGCATTGCTCACCTGTTGCTCTTCTCCGGAGTGGGCCCGCGTCCTGGTTGCCGCCCGGCCCTATGCGAGCGACGCGGAATTGTTCGCGACCGCCGATTCCGTCTTGGCGGCATTACCGGAATCGGAGATCGATCAGGCGCTCGCGGGGCATCCGAGAATCGGCGCGCGGCCGGATTCCGCCGCCTCGGCACGGGAACAGGCCGGGGTGGCCGATGCCGCGGATACGGTGCGGGTGGCGCTGGAAGAAGGCAATCGGGCATATGAGGAGAAATTCGGTCATATCTATCTGGTGTGCGCGACGGGCAAATCCGGCCCGGAATTGCTCGATATTCTGACCGCCCGGCTCGGCAACGATCCGGCGACCGAAAGGCAGGTCATGCGAACCGAATTGGCGAAGATCAACCGAATCAGGCTGGCACGCTTGCTGGGCGGTAACGCATGA
- the alc gene encoding allantoicase — protein sequence MSELSDFTLLPDLAVRPLGGSVIWADDEFFAEKENLIKPGPADYRPSTFGHKGQVYDGWETRRHRGKPGDDSAVVRLGVPGVIRGVVVDTAWFKGNYPPAISLSALAIEGYPSAEEIAGRDDWVTLIEHAPVAGDSRNPFRVDSESRWTHVKLTMHPDGGVARLRVHGEGRPDQKLFGLGPVDLAALENGALVLDCSNRFYSAPNQMLYPGLAREMGDGWETARRRDDGNDWVRIRLAGPGLIRLAEIDTSYFLGNSPGAAKLTGTTSDGTEVELLPRTDLQPDTRHRFPIAPIAASVAEVRLDVYPDGGLARLRLYGELGA from the coding sequence ATGAGCGAACTATCCGACTTCACCCTCCTACCGGATCTCGCGGTCCGGCCGCTCGGCGGCTCGGTGATCTGGGCCGATGACGAATTCTTCGCCGAGAAGGAGAATTTGATCAAGCCCGGACCCGCCGACTACCGGCCCTCGACCTTCGGTCACAAGGGACAGGTCTACGACGGCTGGGAAACCCGCAGGCACCGCGGCAAACCCGGTGACGACAGCGCCGTCGTCCGGCTCGGCGTACCCGGTGTGATCCGCGGCGTGGTCGTCGACACCGCCTGGTTCAAGGGGAACTATCCGCCCGCGATCTCGTTGTCCGCCTTGGCGATCGAGGGCTATCCGTCCGCCGAGGAGATCGCCGGGCGCGACGATTGGGTCACCCTGATCGAGCACGCGCCGGTGGCGGGTGACAGCCGTAACCCCTTCCGCGTCGACAGCGAAAGCCGTTGGACCCACGTCAAACTCACCATGCATCCGGACGGTGGCGTCGCCCGGCTCCGGGTGCACGGCGAGGGCAGACCCGACCAGAAGTTGTTCGGCCTCGGCCCGGTCGATCTGGCCGCGCTGGAAAACGGCGCCCTGGTTCTGGACTGCTCGAACCGCTTCTACAGCGCACCGAACCAGATGCTCTATCCCGGCCTGGCCCGGGAGATGGGCGACGGCTGGGAAACCGCCCGCCGTCGCGACGACGGAAACGATTGGGTGCGAATCCGTTTGGCGGGTCCGGGGCTGATCCGGCTCGCGGAGATCGACACCTCCTATTTCCTCGGCAACAGCCCCGGCGCGGCAAAGCTCACGGGTACCACCTCCGACGGCACCGAGGTGGAGTTGCTGCCGCGTACGGATCTGCAGCCCGACACCCGGCACCGCTTCCCGATCGCGCCGATCGCGGCGTCGGTCGCCGAGGTCCGCCTCGACGTCTATCCCGACGGCGGTCTCGCCCGGCTGCGCCTGTACGGGGAACTCGGCGCATGA
- the pucL gene encoding factor-independent urate hydroxylase yields the protein MELTGPITLSDNRYGKAENRVVRVYRDSARHEIRDVNVSTVLRGDFAAAYTVGDQTKVLPTDTQKQTAYAYAKIAGPQPIEDYGLALARHFVDRTDPVHSARIEIEEYAWQRVSVNGGPHDHAWTRQGPEVRTATITVAGKDAGQRDWVIGGVKDLVLLKSTGSEFADFLVDEFTVLEPTADRMLATSLDAQWRFATVRGIDWDAAYAGIRQRMIEVFATRHSKALQQTLFEMGKAALEAYPCLAEVRLAAPNKHHFDYDLGRFGIENRGEVYHAADRPYGLIHATVARADAPDPGPAWTA from the coding sequence ATGGAACTGACCGGACCGATCACGCTGTCCGACAACCGATACGGCAAGGCCGAGAATCGCGTCGTCCGGGTGTACCGGGACAGCGCCCGCCACGAGATCCGCGACGTGAACGTCTCCACGGTGCTGCGTGGTGACTTCGCCGCCGCCTACACCGTCGGCGACCAGACGAAGGTGCTGCCCACCGATACCCAGAAGCAGACCGCCTACGCCTACGCCAAAATCGCCGGGCCGCAGCCGATCGAGGATTACGGGCTGGCCTTGGCCCGGCACTTCGTGGACCGGACGGACCCGGTGCACAGCGCCCGCATCGAGATCGAAGAGTATGCCTGGCAACGTGTTTCGGTGAACGGCGGGCCGCACGACCATGCTTGGACCCGGCAGGGGCCGGAGGTGCGCACCGCCACGATCACGGTGGCGGGCAAGGATGCCGGACAGCGGGACTGGGTCATCGGCGGTGTCAAGGATCTGGTGCTGTTGAAGTCGACCGGTTCGGAGTTCGCGGATTTCCTGGTCGACGAGTTCACCGTCCTGGAGCCCACCGCCGATCGCATGCTCGCGACTTCGCTCGACGCGCAATGGCGTTTCGCGACGGTGCGGGGGATCGACTGGGATGCCGCGTACGCCGGGATCCGGCAGCGCATGATCGAAGTCTTCGCCACGCGGCACTCGAAAGCGTTGCAGCAGACGCTGTTCGAGATGGGCAAGGCCGCGCTGGAGGCATACCCGTGTCTGGCCGAGGTGCGTCTGGCCGCGCCCAACAAACATCACTTCGACTACGACCTGGGCCGTTTCGGTATCGAGAACCGGGGCGAGGTCTACCACGCGGCCGATCGGCCCTACGGCCTCATCCATGCCACGGTCGCGCGCGCCGACGCCCCCGACCCGGGACCCGCCTGGACGGCGTGA
- the metE gene encoding 5-methyltetrahydropteroyltriglutamate--homocysteine S-methyltransferase — MVNVTDGYGSSILGYPRIGSHRELKRALEAYWRGAIPREELLEVGREIQESQFSELAATGLTQVPGNTFSFYDHILDNALMFGAVPQRFRAYQDVMDPLDFYFLMARGRPDLPPLELVRFINTNYHYRQPELDPDTAFSLHAEALLDEFDRAKAKDIELRPVMLGPVSLLLLSKAGHVPGEAEFDTLSLLDKLLPVYEELFEILAKRGATCVQLDEPSFTSERSAAELAAFERAYERLSKAPLRPRMLVTGQYGDFGAALRILAQTHVEAIGLDLASYRIQPEELAAIPGIRRKRLYAGVISGKNVWRADRYVTLEYLNALAQVCPDLVVSTGTTLLHVPYDLLVEYDIEGNVADRLAFAKQKVGEVVSLAKALTEGPSDKWRKRPTEVHFKQKHAVRQRVYAVTPDMREREPYEVRREAQQAKLNLPPVPATTLGSFPQTNRIRQARYELSEGRLSYEDYRKQIEAEIEATIRLQEDIGLDVLVHGEHERNDMIQYFAELLDGFATTHFGWVQVYGSRCVRPPIIYGDVSRPAPMSVDWITYAQSLTDKPVKGMVTGPVTMVARSFVRQDQPLYETADQVALAIRDEVVDLERAGISIIQVDEPAIRELLPLRPEGRAEFLRWAVGAFRLATSGVRPETQIHTHISYSGRTEVVEAIEELDCDVTAIVATRSIEWVLKALTEDCASGHGLSHGVGPGVYESRSARIPDIDELDELLTAAAKAVTPERLWANPDGGLKTRHYWQLEPSLRNMVAAARRVRRRALAAEK; from the coding sequence ATGGTGAACGTGACCGACGGCTACGGATCCAGCATTCTCGGCTACCCGAGGATCGGCTCGCACCGGGAACTCAAACGGGCACTCGAGGCCTACTGGCGCGGTGCGATCCCGCGCGAGGAGCTCCTCGAGGTCGGCCGTGAGATCCAGGAGAGCCAGTTCAGTGAGCTGGCCGCCACCGGCCTGACCCAGGTGCCCGGCAATACCTTCTCCTTCTACGACCACATCCTCGACAACGCGCTCATGTTCGGCGCGGTCCCGCAGCGCTTCCGCGCGTACCAGGATGTGATGGATCCGCTGGACTTCTACTTCCTGATGGCGCGGGGCCGGCCGGATCTGCCGCCGCTGGAACTGGTCCGGTTCATCAACACCAACTATCACTACCGGCAGCCCGAGCTGGACCCGGATACCGCGTTCTCGCTGCACGCCGAGGCCCTGCTGGACGAGTTCGACCGGGCCAAGGCCAAGGACATCGAGCTGCGGCCGGTCATGCTGGGCCCGGTGTCGCTGCTGCTGCTGTCCAAAGCGGGCCATGTGCCCGGCGAGGCGGAATTCGACACGCTGAGCCTGCTGGACAAGCTGCTGCCGGTGTATGAGGAGCTGTTCGAGATCCTCGCCAAGCGCGGCGCGACCTGCGTGCAGTTGGACGAGCCGTCGTTCACCAGCGAGCGCAGCGCGGCCGAGCTGGCCGCCTTCGAGCGGGCCTACGAGCGACTATCCAAGGCACCGCTGCGTCCGCGCATGCTGGTCACCGGCCAGTACGGCGATTTCGGTGCGGCGCTGCGGATTCTGGCGCAGACCCACGTCGAGGCGATCGGCCTGGATCTGGCCAGCTACCGGATCCAGCCCGAGGAGCTGGCCGCGATCCCCGGTATTCGCCGCAAGCGGTTGTACGCGGGTGTGATCAGCGGCAAGAACGTGTGGCGGGCCGACCGCTACGTGACGCTGGAGTACCTGAACGCACTGGCTCAGGTGTGCCCGGATCTGGTGGTCTCCACCGGTACCACCCTGCTGCACGTGCCCTACGACCTGCTCGTCGAATACGACATCGAGGGCAATGTCGCCGACCGGCTGGCGTTCGCGAAACAAAAAGTGGGCGAAGTGGTTTCGCTCGCCAAGGCGCTCACCGAGGGCCCCTCGGACAAGTGGCGCAAGCGGCCGACCGAGGTGCACTTCAAGCAGAAACACGCTGTGCGGCAACGGGTTTACGCGGTCACCCCGGATATGCGGGAGCGCGAGCCGTACGAGGTGCGCCGGGAAGCGCAGCAGGCCAAGTTGAATCTGCCGCCGGTGCCCGCGACCACTCTGGGTTCCTTCCCGCAGACCAACCGGATCCGCCAGGCTCGTTACGAATTGAGCGAGGGCCGGTTGTCCTACGAGGACTACCGCAAGCAGATCGAGGCCGAGATCGAGGCGACCATCCGGTTGCAGGAGGACATCGGCCTGGACGTGCTGGTGCACGGCGAGCACGAACGCAACGACATGATCCAGTACTTCGCCGAGCTGCTCGACGGCTTCGCGACCACCCACTTCGGCTGGGTGCAGGTGTACGGATCCCGTTGTGTGCGACCGCCGATCATCTACGGCGACGTCTCCCGGCCCGCGCCGATGTCGGTGGACTGGATCACCTACGCCCAGTCGCTGACCGACAAGCCGGTCAAGGGCATGGTCACCGGCCCCGTCACCATGGTGGCGCGCTCGTTCGTGCGTCAAGACCAGCCGCTGTACGAGACCGCCGACCAGGTCGCGCTGGCCATCCGCGATGAGGTGGTGGATCTGGAACGGGCCGGCATCTCGATCATCCAGGTCGACGAGCCCGCGATCCGCGAGTTGCTGCCGTTGCGCCCGGAAGGACGGGCGGAGTTCCTGCGGTGGGCGGTCGGCGCGTTCCGGCTGGCGACCTCGGGCGTCCGGCCGGAGACCCAGATCCACACGCACATCTCCTATTCCGGCCGCACCGAAGTGGTCGAGGCGATCGAGGAACTCGACTGCGATGTCACCGCGATCGTCGCGACCCGCTCCATCGAATGGGTGCTGAAGGCGCTCACCGAGGACTGCGCCTCGGGCCATGGCCTGAGCCACGGCGTCGGCCCCGGTGTGTACGAGAGCCGCTCTGCGCGCATACCGGATATCGACGAGTTGGATGAGCTGCTCACGGCGGCGGCGAAAGCCGTGACGCCGGAACGTCTCTGGGCGAATCCGGACGGTGGCCTGAAGACCCGCCACTACTGGCAGCTGGAACCGTCGCTGCGGAACATGGTCGCGGCCGCGCGCCGTGTGCGCCGCAGGGCACTGGCCGCGGAGAAGTAA
- the puuE gene encoding allantoinase PuuE, with amino-acid sequence MSDHLSGPPRNFIGYGKNPPDPRWPGAARIAVQFVLNYEEGGENNVLDGDEHSETFLSEMTPAQAFPNRHMSMESLYEYGSRAGLWRVLRLFERHDLPLTIFAVARAMQRNPEAVAAFQELGHEIAAHGLRWKSYQLTDADTERAHLAEAVRILTELTGAAPLGWYTGRDSPRTRELVVEHGGFVYDSDSYADDLPYWVQVQDQDHLVVPYTLDTNDMRFASPAGFPTGEQFFAHLRDAFDVLYREGVEGAPKMLSVGLHCRIVGRPARLASLERFLDHIQSHDKVWITRRIDIANHWRQVHPPA; translated from the coding sequence ATGAGCGATCACCTATCCGGCCCGCCCCGGAATTTCATCGGCTACGGCAAGAACCCGCCGGACCCCCGGTGGCCCGGTGCCGCCCGCATCGCCGTGCAATTCGTCCTGAACTACGAGGAGGGCGGCGAGAACAACGTCCTCGACGGCGACGAGCACTCGGAGACCTTTCTCTCGGAAATGACTCCGGCCCAGGCCTTCCCGAATCGCCACATGAGCATGGAATCGCTCTACGAGTACGGCTCGCGTGCCGGTCTGTGGCGCGTGCTGCGCCTGTTCGAGCGCCACGACCTGCCGCTGACCATCTTCGCGGTGGCCCGCGCTATGCAGCGAAATCCCGAGGCGGTAGCGGCTTTTCAGGAACTCGGGCACGAAATCGCCGCGCACGGCTTGCGCTGGAAGTCCTACCAGCTGACCGATGCGGACACCGAGCGCGCCCACCTTGCCGAAGCCGTGCGCATCCTCACGGAGCTGACCGGCGCGGCACCGCTCGGCTGGTACACCGGCCGCGACTCGCCGCGCACCCGGGAGCTGGTGGTCGAGCACGGCGGCTTCGTCTACGACTCGGACTCCTACGCCGACGACCTCCCGTACTGGGTGCAGGTGCAGGACCAGGACCACCTGGTCGTCCCGTACACCCTCGACACCAACGACATGCGCTTCGCCTCCCCGGCCGGATTCCCCACGGGCGAACAGTTTTTCGCCCACCTCCGCGACGCCTTCGACGTCCTGTACCGCGAAGGCGTCGAAGGTGCTCCGAAGATGCTCTCGGTGGGCCTGCACTGCCGCATCGTCGGCCGACCCGCCCGCCTGGCTTCCCTGGAGCGCTTCCTCGACCACATCCAGTCCCACGACAAAGTCTGGATCACCCGGCGGATCGACATCGCCAACCACTGGCGGCAGGTACACCCGCCGGCCTGA